One window of Robiginitalea biformata HTCC2501 genomic DNA carries:
- a CDS encoding ATP-binding protein, with product MSYTVNVSTNIIRDKDKEIDYIVTPNAKEIFDRMFLHNYSAQKSFNLIGNYGTGKSTFLWALQKQLSGEKNFFGDALQPETEYKFIRCIGEDASLYSVLGGKLKLRGERTSEKILSSLERRRKTLEKKGKGLILVIDEFGKILEHVAKKKDTRELYLLQQISEWANDGENQVYFVITLHQSFTSYGTQLSSQEKLEWEKVKGRFTDLLFNEPVEQLLFFAAKRLEQFEMPRLIQKRFIGLEQLIIKSKLVGAHLKHDPTLSNALYPLDWLSANILVNSLQRYGQNERSLFSFLNDDNSYSIHQSESEFYSVPKVFDYLLNTIPSEISSPDNPHRAQWHSTFRALERIELLFEEHFQLASDIVKTIGLANIFSKAGGRFDAPFISEYFRLTQEVDITEMLRKMEKAGLIRFYRHSNKINFLEGTDLDLEQELISISKEINPNFGIAPEIERRIELPIVMAKKFSFQTGTSRFFSFRVLSKLKDVKDAEGYLDGYISLVFDDVSLDQLVETSQSTLNNIFVHYQNFEKIREVIFTIKKFDLLIEKHKSDSNAIKLLTEERLFYNQELQDLVLQQLFATEQNQWVYGGKVFQVSSKEALYQKLNEICFELYSDTPIFKNELINREHLSPPINAAKKHLIRAILENEHQQDLGFEEDRFPPEKSIYISLLREMGMHSFNSEFGYYELGEPFEESGIKNLWSVSVKFLESCKSNKRSLVDFYDALLKTPLKLKRGLIDFWIPIFLLTKKEDYALFHREGGFIPFLNEDTLDLINRKPQDFYIKSYNVSGLRLNLLEGYKELVQLNSNNEVGNRSTFLSIFSNFLRFQRSLNAYTLGTTNLSAEAIRLREAIVSAKDPERALFVEFPNALGYPNLSQEEDPEILSSYTSQLQSAIREIRTAFDSLVDRLEATLIEAFHCESSEFLTYKSEIAHKLRSVDPNALGSKQGIYLKRLISPLDDRESWLKSVLDVVLGKGIENLMDVEEPILQQQIKDRSQSLLKAADIHEYNKTDSNTRMYAFSLYEASGESLHDRFIIPDAISEKETEEETRIRKALMDLEGNRRQKILLDLLRKELQTKSNE from the coding sequence ATGTCCTACACAGTTAACGTTTCTACCAACATCATCCGTGATAAGGATAAGGAGATAGATTATATCGTAACCCCCAATGCTAAGGAGATCTTTGACCGCATGTTCTTGCACAATTACAGTGCCCAGAAGTCATTCAATCTCATTGGAAACTATGGCACAGGAAAATCCACCTTCCTTTGGGCGCTTCAAAAGCAACTAAGTGGCGAGAAAAATTTCTTTGGAGATGCCCTGCAACCAGAAACGGAATATAAGTTTATTCGATGTATCGGGGAAGATGCTTCCCTCTATTCCGTCTTGGGAGGCAAACTAAAGCTCAGAGGAGAGCGCACTTCCGAAAAAATATTGAGCTCTTTGGAGCGTAGAAGAAAGACTCTCGAAAAAAAGGGGAAGGGATTAATTCTTGTAATTGACGAGTTCGGAAAAATTCTAGAACACGTTGCCAAAAAAAAGGATACCCGAGAGCTCTACTTACTGCAACAGATTTCCGAATGGGCCAACGATGGGGAAAACCAGGTATACTTCGTAATTACCCTTCATCAGTCTTTTACAAGTTATGGCACCCAACTTTCGAGTCAAGAAAAGCTCGAATGGGAGAAAGTCAAAGGTCGGTTTACCGATTTATTGTTCAATGAACCCGTTGAACAACTTCTCTTTTTCGCTGCCAAGCGTCTGGAACAATTCGAGATGCCTCGGTTGATACAGAAGCGATTCATAGGTTTGGAACAGCTCATAATAAAATCGAAGCTTGTTGGGGCACATTTAAAGCATGATCCAACACTCAGCAACGCCCTCTACCCATTGGATTGGCTCTCTGCCAATATTTTGGTGAACTCCTTGCAGCGCTATGGACAAAATGAGCGATCCCTATTCTCATTTTTAAATGACGATAATTCTTATTCGATCCATCAATCCGAATCAGAATTCTATAGCGTTCCAAAAGTTTTTGATTACTTGCTCAACACGATACCGTCCGAAATATCAAGCCCAGACAATCCACATAGAGCCCAGTGGCACTCTACTTTTCGGGCCCTCGAGCGTATTGAACTGCTCTTTGAAGAGCACTTTCAGCTCGCCTCAGATATTGTGAAGACCATCGGCTTGGCAAACATTTTCTCTAAGGCTGGTGGCAGATTTGATGCCCCCTTTATTTCCGAATACTTCCGATTGACTCAAGAGGTCGATATTACGGAAATGCTCCGAAAAATGGAAAAAGCTGGGTTGATTCGATTCTATAGGCACAGCAATAAAATTAATTTCCTCGAGGGAACCGATTTAGACCTCGAGCAGGAATTAATTTCCATTTCTAAGGAGATCAATCCAAATTTTGGAATAGCTCCAGAAATAGAAAGGCGTATTGAACTTCCCATCGTTATGGCCAAGAAGTTCAGCTTTCAAACAGGCACTTCCCGTTTCTTTTCCTTTAGAGTGCTCTCTAAGCTAAAAGATGTTAAAGATGCAGAGGGTTATTTGGATGGATATATTTCTTTGGTATTTGACGATGTATCTCTCGATCAATTGGTAGAAACCTCGCAGAGCACCCTAAATAATATTTTCGTTCATTATCAAAACTTTGAGAAGATCCGTGAGGTAATTTTTACAATAAAAAAGTTCGATCTGCTTATTGAAAAGCATAAATCAGATAGCAACGCAATCAAGTTGCTTACTGAAGAGCGTTTGTTTTATAACCAAGAGTTGCAAGATTTAGTCCTGCAACAATTATTTGCAACTGAGCAAAATCAATGGGTTTATGGAGGTAAGGTTTTTCAAGTCTCTTCCAAAGAGGCTTTATATCAAAAACTCAATGAAATTTGCTTTGAGCTATATTCCGACACCCCCATTTTCAAGAATGAGCTTATTAATCGAGAGCACTTATCGCCCCCCATCAATGCCGCCAAAAAACATCTAATACGCGCCATATTAGAGAATGAACATCAGCAAGATTTGGGCTTTGAGGAGGATCGCTTTCCACCTGAAAAATCAATTTACATTTCCCTGCTTCGCGAAATGGGCATGCATTCCTTCAATTCAGAATTCGGGTATTATGAATTGGGAGAACCTTTTGAAGAAAGTGGTATAAAAAATCTCTGGAGCGTTTCTGTAAAATTTCTGGAGTCTTGTAAAAGCAATAAGAGAAGCCTTGTCGATTTTTATGACGCCTTACTTAAAACGCCTCTTAAACTAAAGCGTGGGCTAATCGATTTTTGGATTCCCATTTTCCTGCTCACTAAAAAAGAGGATTATGCCCTTTTCCATAGAGAAGGGGGATTCATCCCCTTTTTGAATGAGGACACGTTGGACCTAATTAATCGCAAGCCCCAAGATTTTTACATTAAGAGTTACAATGTTTCCGGTTTGCGGCTGAACCTATTGGAAGGCTATAAAGAGCTGGTTCAATTAAACTCCAACAATGAAGTGGGTAACCGCTCTACCTTTTTAAGTATCTTCTCAAATTTTCTTAGGTTTCAACGGTCCCTCAATGCCTACACGTTAGGAACAACCAATCTATCGGCAGAAGCTATCCGCTTGCGAGAAGCCATCGTTTCTGCCAAGGATCCTGAACGTGCATTATTTGTGGAATTTCCAAATGCCTTGGGATACCCAAATCTTTCCCAGGAAGAGGATCCAGAAATACTAAGTAGTTATACCAGTCAGTTGCAAAGTGCTATCCGAGAGATTCGAACGGCTTTTGACAGCCTCGTCGATCGGCTTGAGGCGACCCTTATCGAAGCCTTTCATTGTGAATCCTCAGAATTTTTAACCTACAAATCAGAGATAGCCCATAAGCTACGAAGTGTAGATCCGAATGCCCTAGGCAGTAAGCAAGGCATTTACCTTAAGCGTTTAATTTCTCCCTTGGACGACCGAGAAAGTTGGTTGAAATCCGTGCTAGACGTTGTGTTGGGAAAGGGGATTGAAAATCTGATGGACGTAGAGGAGCCCATATTGCAGCAGCAGATTAAGGACCGCTCACAAAGCCTCTTAAAGGCGGCAGATATACACGAATACAACAAAACCGATTCCAACACGCGCATGTATGCTTTTAGCTTGTATGAGGCATCCGGTGAGTCCCTGCACGATCGCTTTATCATTCCCGATGCTATCTCTGAAAAGGAAACGGAAGAGGAAACCCGCATCCGTAAAGCGCTTATGGATCTCGAAGGGAATCGAAGACAAAAAATACTCTTAGATTTATTGCGCAAAGAACTTCAAACCAAATCTAATGAATAA
- a CDS encoding phosphoadenosine phosphosulfate reductase domain-containing protein, whose translation MNKVNHVLGISGGKDSAALAIYLRRSYPELDIDFYTCDTGKELDETYDLIERLNSVLGKEIRLYRSMDEENSPMKNPFDHFLALYGGYLPSATSRWCTKKMKLEPFENEIGDTPTVSYVGIRGDENREGYISKKENIQTIFPFRKNIWSSDVVKKILSNENISQLEALYRNHGESPSIESLLKQVAKPISPKFTQSQKLNVLLETNVKLFNRVVFEFLKDTDYPVGKLKEFPLIDNDDIIVLQDVFDILENSGVGVPAYYQPLEYTVEIDGELKHGAYSRSRSGCFFCFYQQKIEWVWLLEQHTDLYEKAIEYEKEGYTWMDESLEDLRKPERVASIKREHYRRMQRQSQRSRTGVTWQDEILQAEGEGCASCFI comes from the coding sequence ATGAATAAGGTCAATCATGTATTAGGGATTTCTGGTGGGAAGGATAGCGCTGCGCTGGCAATTTACCTTCGAAGGTCCTATCCGGAACTGGATATTGATTTTTATACCTGCGATACCGGGAAGGAGCTAGACGAGACCTATGATCTTATCGAGCGTCTAAATTCGGTTTTGGGCAAAGAGATTCGCCTATACAGGTCGATGGACGAGGAGAACTCGCCTATGAAGAATCCATTTGATCATTTTTTAGCGCTTTACGGCGGCTATTTACCTTCGGCTACCTCTAGGTGGTGTACCAAAAAAATGAAGCTAGAACCCTTTGAAAATGAAATTGGGGATACTCCGACCGTTTCGTACGTTGGGATACGTGGCGATGAAAATCGGGAAGGCTATATCTCGAAAAAAGAAAATATTCAAACCATCTTTCCATTTCGAAAAAATATCTGGAGCTCCGACGTTGTAAAAAAGATCCTGAGCAACGAAAATATCTCTCAACTAGAAGCACTTTATCGCAATCATGGAGAATCTCCCTCCATTGAGTCACTACTCAAACAAGTGGCGAAGCCAATAAGTCCTAAATTTACTCAAAGCCAAAAACTCAACGTCCTTTTAGAAACAAACGTAAAGCTATTTAACCGTGTGGTTTTTGAATTTTTAAAAGACACAGACTACCCTGTGGGCAAACTAAAGGAGTTTCCATTAATTGATAATGATGACATCATTGTTCTGCAAGACGTATTTGACATTCTCGAAAATTCGGGTGTGGGGGTTCCAGCCTACTACCAACCCCTTGAATACACCGTAGAAATCGATGGAGAGCTTAAGCATGGGGCCTATTCACGTAGTAGATCGGGTTGCTTTTTCTGCTTTTATCAACAAAAGATTGAGTGGGTTTGGCTACTAGAACAGCACACCGATCTCTACGAGAAAGCCATTGAGTACGAGAAGGAAGGCTATACCTGGATGGACGAATCGCTAGAAGATCTCAGAAAACCGGAACGCGTAGCTTCCATTAAAAGGGAGCATTATCGAAGAATGCAGCGTCAAAGCCAGCGATCCAGAACGGGCGTGACTTGGCAAGATGAAATTTTGCAGGCCGAAGGGGAGGGTTGTGCGAGTTGCTTTATTTAA
- a CDS encoding DUF262 domain-containing HNH endonuclease family protein: MIRIDSAFDPITLSIHNFFQQPGVGYYIPLYQREYTWDQDNIDQLVVDLSRGIENSLSDDDEIRFLGTIILVQESNPTENIEPQDPRGLPSRIDKVIDGQQRLSTLALMAAMLYDRISIIEDKIADNEPLRDEIIQTTKDWKKKLVDIFSLDLGRGTPERKPIIIRGNIDQWTMNGEIERNYKSPVSNYLAQYISYVLDPKGETDKPKFNKQNRVGKNLRLIQNWLSKTIEIAHVIDGSDFLPAWDIINEIDQKYIWQYERDNLVAEINKREVENKKSISYLLCSVVQLFSICHYLLDRCCFTVIKPTKDDWAFDLFQSLNATGTPLTAIETFAPLVVNTTNQCEGSYYSSRTKENFENVEKLFDSTNTAAQKNKLTNDFLTSLALTTDGSQLSSHFSNQRKWLHEIYTGLEPYELKKGLISFFGNYATYYKEVWIEYSGENSQVLSRISSHEDADLCSLMLLFLKQANHKMSIAVLGRFYNDVLNNEEESVPNFIEACKLTFSFYVLWRSVKSNSGLDKAYRDFYQKKKDYEGYSWKESTSISLDDLRSHYINCLSEIGVDGFKTWSEKALRYLKYNNSKTVCRMALLMAFHQTISDEENPGLMKIGAEGVAPYLKLERWNSDDLKTIEHIAPQVNNGSWDDKLYTIESELYQSIGNLTLLPTDINSSIGNKSWTEKLIYYKHIREEDPTKKQKLRKKAQDAGIELKEETIKILEKVRYSKHMDAIVKEGDKINWNADLVEKRAKKILELVWGKTASWINFK; encoded by the coding sequence ATGATCAGAATTGACAGTGCATTTGATCCGATAACATTAAGTATTCATAATTTTTTTCAGCAACCTGGCGTAGGTTATTATATCCCGCTTTACCAAAGAGAATATACTTGGGATCAAGATAATATAGACCAACTAGTGGTTGACTTATCAAGGGGAATTGAAAACAGTCTATCTGATGATGATGAAATTCGATTCTTGGGTACCATAATCTTGGTACAAGAATCAAACCCGACTGAAAATATAGAGCCTCAAGATCCAAGAGGACTACCCAGTAGAATTGATAAAGTAATTGATGGTCAACAAAGGCTATCTACTTTAGCACTTATGGCGGCTATGTTGTACGATCGAATTTCGATAATTGAGGACAAAATTGCTGACAATGAGCCCTTAAGGGATGAAATCATTCAAACTACAAAGGATTGGAAGAAGAAACTAGTAGATATTTTTTCTTTGGACCTTGGAAGAGGAACTCCTGAAAGAAAACCCATTATAATAAGAGGTAATATTGATCAATGGACAATGAATGGTGAAATTGAGAGAAATTATAAATCACCTGTTTCAAATTATCTTGCTCAATATATATCATATGTTCTAGACCCAAAGGGTGAGACAGATAAGCCTAAGTTTAACAAACAAAATAGAGTCGGCAAGAATTTAAGACTAATTCAAAATTGGTTGTCAAAAACGATTGAAATAGCTCATGTAATTGATGGGTCTGATTTTTTACCCGCTTGGGATATTATTAACGAGATTGATCAAAAATACATTTGGCAGTATGAAAGAGACAATTTGGTTGCAGAAATAAATAAAAGGGAAGTAGAGAACAAGAAGTCAATTAGTTATTTGTTGTGTTCAGTAGTCCAATTATTTTCCATTTGTCATTATCTCTTGGATAGATGTTGTTTTACTGTAATTAAGCCAACTAAAGATGATTGGGCTTTTGATTTATTTCAATCACTTAATGCAACTGGAACACCTCTTACGGCTATAGAAACATTTGCTCCCTTAGTTGTCAATACTACAAATCAATGCGAGGGGTCTTATTATTCTTCAAGAACAAAAGAAAATTTTGAAAATGTAGAAAAGCTCTTTGACTCGACAAATACGGCTGCTCAAAAGAATAAATTAACAAACGACTTTTTAACATCATTGGCATTAACAACTGATGGAAGTCAATTGTCTAGTCACTTTAGTAATCAAAGAAAGTGGCTTCATGAAATTTATACAGGTCTTGAGCCCTATGAACTGAAAAAGGGTTTGATCAGCTTTTTCGGTAATTACGCGACATATTATAAGGAGGTTTGGATTGAGTATTCCGGTGAAAATTCTCAAGTTCTTTCAAGGATTAGCAGTCATGAAGATGCAGATTTATGCTCATTGATGCTGTTATTTTTGAAACAAGCGAACCATAAAATGTCCATAGCAGTTCTTGGAAGATTTTATAATGATGTATTAAATAATGAAGAAGAATCGGTGCCTAATTTTATCGAGGCATGCAAACTAACATTTTCCTTTTATGTTTTATGGAGGTCAGTAAAGTCAAATTCTGGTTTGGACAAGGCTTATAGGGACTTTTACCAGAAGAAGAAAGACTATGAGGGCTATTCATGGAAAGAGAGTACATCTATTTCATTAGATGATTTGAGGTCTCACTATATTAATTGCTTAAGTGAGATTGGGGTAGATGGTTTTAAGACATGGAGTGAAAAAGCTTTGAGGTATTTAAAATATAATAACTCAAAGACAGTGTGCAGAATGGCTCTTTTAATGGCTTTTCATCAAACTATTTCTGACGAAGAGAATCCAGGTCTTATGAAAATAGGAGCGGAAGGGGTTGCGCCATACCTTAAACTAGAAAGATGGAATTCTGATGATTTGAAAACGATAGAACATATAGCTCCCCAAGTAAACAATGGTAGTTGGGATGATAAACTTTACACTATTGAATCGGAATTATATCAGTCGATAGGAAATCTAACCCTGTTGCCAACAGACATTAACAGTTCCATTGGAAATAAAAGTTGGACAGAGAAGTTGATATATTACAAGCACATAAGAGAAGAGGATCCAACGAAAAAACAAAAGCTTCGAAAAAAAGCACAGGATGCCGGTATCGAATTAAAAGAGGAAACCATTAAAATTTTAGAGAAAGTTCGCTATAGTAAACATATGGATGCGATTGTAAAAGAAGGCGATAAAATCAATTGGAACGCTGACTTGGTAGAAAAAAGAGCAAAAAAGATTTTAGAATTAGTTTGGGGAAAAACCGCAAGTTGGATCAATTTTAAATAA
- a CDS encoding cysteine desulfurase family protein gives MRDLSKIKYLDSASTTRVDDRVKKAMDPYFSDIFGNASSNHEFGKQARNAVERARGQVARIINAEPSEIIFTSGATESINLAIKGYTEANAHRGNHIITVKTEHKAVLSTCEYLESKGLDVTYLKVDENGLIDLDDLRKAIKESTLLIVIMYVNNEIGIIQPIEEIGKIAQKHNVIFFCDATQAVGKVPVDVLADRIDMLCFSAHKLRGPKGVGILYRKEGLQLTPLIHGGGQENGLRGGTYNTPLIVGMGKACEIANSERIQRVQSIELRRKFIEDFYENNKLGQVNFKEVKRAPHILSISLRNKDAAEFLISNSQKFVASTGSACSSALMEDSHVLNSIPNFNVKSTFRISIA, from the coding sequence GTGCGAGATCTATCCAAAATTAAATATCTAGATAGTGCTTCTACAACCCGTGTAGACGATCGGGTTAAGAAGGCTATGGATCCGTATTTCTCCGACATTTTTGGTAATGCTTCCAGCAATCATGAGTTTGGAAAGCAAGCACGGAATGCTGTTGAAAGGGCTCGCGGACAAGTTGCGCGTATAATTAATGCGGAACCCAGCGAGATCATCTTCACCTCGGGTGCAACAGAATCTATAAACCTTGCGATAAAAGGCTATACGGAAGCAAATGCTCATAGAGGGAATCATATCATAACCGTAAAGACTGAGCACAAGGCTGTTCTTTCCACGTGTGAGTATTTGGAATCGAAAGGGTTAGATGTTACCTATTTGAAAGTAGACGAAAATGGGCTAATAGATCTTGATGATTTACGGAAAGCCATAAAGGAATCTACCCTACTCATTGTAATTATGTATGTAAATAATGAGATAGGTATTATTCAACCGATTGAAGAAATTGGAAAAATTGCTCAAAAGCACAATGTTATATTTTTCTGCGATGCTACGCAGGCCGTTGGCAAGGTGCCTGTTGATGTTCTAGCGGATCGAATTGATATGCTTTGTTTTTCGGCCCATAAGCTTCGTGGTCCTAAGGGAGTGGGTATATTGTATCGTAAAGAGGGACTCCAACTAACACCCTTGATTCATGGAGGAGGGCAAGAGAATGGCTTAAGAGGTGGAACCTATAATACGCCATTAATTGTCGGAATGGGTAAAGCTTGTGAAATCGCCAATAGTGAAAGAATCCAAAGGGTACAAAGTATTGAATTAAGAAGAAAATTTATCGAGGACTTCTATGAAAATAATAAGCTCGGACAGGTAAATTTTAAGGAAGTTAAAAGGGCGCCTCATATATTGAGTATAAGTTTACGAAATAAAGATGCAGCAGAGTTTTTAATTTCCAATTCACAGAAATTCGTGGCATCAACTGGTAGCGCATGCTCTTCCGCACTTATGGAGGATTCTCATGTTCTGAATTCAATTCCTAATTTCAATGTAAAGTCAACATTTAGAATTAGTATCGCCTAG
- a CDS encoding Gfo/Idh/MocA family protein, translating into MNKRDFIKKSGLGALGVALAPSFLQNLKHLGPQDRLRTAHIGLGVQGLADLQDTASHPAVEVVALCDVDATALANASARYPDAKTYTDYRTLLNEMKDEIDAVIVATPDHTHAPASLMAMEMDKPVYCQKPLTHFVSESREMKKMAAEKGLVTQMGIQVHSFYDYKLATLLIRDGIIGKVHTVRAWSPKEWGYNGPEPTGSDPIPEDLDWNLWLGTAPERPYKEGFYHPGAWRRIMDYGCGTLGDMGVHIFDTPYNALELDVPRTIMTECREPTGFGYPENNTVTYEFPGTDYTAESLKWVWYDGPGVPPEHEDLKLPGGEALHDQGAMFLGEKGKLYLPHFMLEPKLIVDGQYKEMDVEKYNLGTPVRNYASEGPKHYHEFVDACLGKGETSAPFDYAARLTETILLGTIAGRFPGETLHWDAKKARFKEGKANKFLKGKYRRF; encoded by the coding sequence ATGAACAAACGCGACTTTATCAAGAAATCCGGCCTCGGCGCCCTGGGCGTGGCCCTGGCTCCATCCTTTTTGCAGAACCTCAAACACCTGGGCCCGCAAGACCGCCTGCGCACCGCCCACATTGGCCTGGGCGTACAGGGGCTCGCCGACCTGCAGGACACGGCATCCCACCCGGCTGTGGAGGTTGTGGCCCTGTGCGACGTGGATGCTACCGCCCTGGCGAATGCCTCAGCCCGCTACCCGGACGCCAAAACGTATACAGACTACCGCACGCTGCTCAATGAGATGAAAGACGAGATAGACGCGGTAATCGTGGCCACCCCGGACCACACCCACGCCCCGGCTTCGCTCATGGCCATGGAGATGGACAAGCCCGTTTACTGCCAGAAGCCGCTTACGCATTTTGTGTCCGAGTCGCGGGAGATGAAAAAAATGGCTGCCGAGAAAGGCCTGGTGACCCAGATGGGCATCCAGGTGCACAGCTTTTACGACTACAAACTGGCCACACTGCTGATCCGCGACGGCATCATCGGGAAGGTGCACACGGTGCGCGCCTGGAGCCCCAAGGAATGGGGGTATAACGGCCCGGAACCCACGGGATCGGACCCCATCCCCGAGGACCTGGACTGGAACCTCTGGCTGGGCACTGCCCCGGAGCGGCCCTATAAGGAGGGCTTCTACCACCCGGGCGCCTGGAGGCGGATTATGGACTACGGCTGTGGCACCCTGGGGGATATGGGCGTGCACATCTTTGACACCCCCTACAACGCCCTGGAGCTGGACGTGCCCCGCACCATCATGACCGAGTGTCGCGAGCCCACCGGCTTTGGCTACCCGGAAAACAACACAGTCACCTATGAATTCCCGGGCACCGACTACACGGCCGAATCCCTGAAATGGGTCTGGTACGACGGCCCTGGCGTCCCGCCCGAGCACGAGGACCTGAAACTCCCCGGAGGCGAGGCCCTGCACGACCAGGGCGCCATGTTCCTGGGCGAAAAAGGCAAATTGTACCTGCCGCACTTTATGCTGGAGCCCAAGCTTATCGTCGATGGCCAGTACAAGGAAATGGACGTGGAGAAATACAATCTGGGCACCCCGGTGCGCAACTACGCCAGCGAGGGCCCCAAGCACTACCACGAGTTTGTGGATGCCTGCCTGGGCAAAGGCGAAACATCAGCGCCCTTTGACTACGCCGCGCGCCTGACGGAGACCATCCTGCTGGGCACCATCGCCGGCCGCTTCCCCGGGGAAACCCTCCACTGGGATGCCAAAAAAGCCCGCTTTAAAGAAGGCAAAGCGAATAAGTTTTTGAAGGGGAAGTATCGGAGGTTTTAG
- a CDS encoding 3-keto-disaccharide hydrolase produces MQKTITTLALAALVLSCKGEPKAEDVVDELSEMAAEDTGEWQYLFDGTSLEGWRGYNAETMPPGWVIEDSVLTFKTELGLEQDYEGGKDILYAAEEFDNFELYLEWKLPEGGNSGIFYHVKEGYDGPPVVAPEYQLIDDENYARIHDLTEYNLSLGYTENPNELKPLQQTGADYAMHPPDPGKTLHPVGEWNSSKIVFTPERVEHWLNGEMILSFVPWDDAWEEKKNSDKWKNSPAYGTFKKGYIALQDHASPIWFRNIKIRKL; encoded by the coding sequence ATGCAAAAAACAATCACGACGCTGGCGCTCGCAGCGCTGGTTTTATCCTGCAAGGGCGAACCCAAGGCCGAGGACGTTGTAGACGAATTGTCCGAGATGGCTGCGGAAGATACGGGCGAATGGCAATACCTCTTTGACGGCACTTCCCTGGAGGGGTGGCGCGGCTACAACGCGGAGACCATGCCCCCGGGCTGGGTCATTGAGGACTCGGTGCTCACCTTTAAGACCGAGCTGGGCCTGGAGCAGGATTACGAAGGCGGGAAAGACATTCTATACGCCGCCGAGGAATTCGATAATTTTGAATTGTACCTGGAGTGGAAGCTGCCCGAGGGCGGCAATAGCGGGATTTTTTACCACGTAAAAGAAGGGTACGACGGCCCGCCCGTGGTGGCCCCGGAATACCAATTGATCGACGATGAAAACTACGCCCGCATCCACGACCTCACCGAATACAACCTGAGCCTGGGCTATACGGAAAACCCGAATGAGCTCAAGCCCCTGCAGCAGACCGGGGCGGACTATGCGATGCACCCGCCGGACCCGGGCAAGACGCTCCACCCGGTGGGGGAGTGGAACTCCTCCAAGATTGTGTTTACCCCGGAGCGGGTGGAACACTGGTTGAATGGGGAGATGATCCTGTCGTTTGTGCCCTGGGACGACGCCTGGGAGGAGAAAAAGAACTCGGACAAATGGAAGAACAGCCCGGCATACGGGACGTTTAAAAAGGGCTATATCGCCCTGCAGGACCACGCGAGCCCGATCTGGTTCCGGAATATTAAGATCCGGAAATTGTGA
- a CDS encoding ion transporter, with translation MRKKLWHILESQDSRTGLYFHYFIQTLILLSLIAYAIETLPGLSPAVQDGLYVFEIFTVSVFTVEYLLRIYVAPKPLRYIFSFYGIIDLLAILPFYLNSALDWRALRSFRILRLVRALKMIRYNRALERFTIAARMVREEIVLFFIITFIVLYLTSAGIYYFEHAAQPEAFASIFHSFWWSIVTLTTVGYGDVYPVTVGGKIFTFFVLIIGVGIVTVPAGLVASSLSKAREIETEASEKKKAQGESE, from the coding sequence ATGCGCAAAAAACTTTGGCACATCCTGGAAAGCCAGGACTCCCGCACCGGCTTGTACTTCCACTATTTTATCCAGACGCTTATCCTGCTCTCGCTCATCGCCTACGCCATTGAGACGCTTCCCGGCCTGAGCCCTGCCGTGCAGGACGGCCTCTACGTTTTTGAAATCTTTACCGTGTCGGTTTTTACGGTGGAATACCTGCTGCGGATCTATGTGGCCCCCAAACCCCTGCGGTACATCTTCAGTTTTTACGGTATCATCGACCTGCTGGCCATTTTGCCCTTCTACCTGAACAGCGCGCTGGACTGGCGGGCCCTGCGGTCGTTCCGAATCCTGCGGCTGGTACGCGCCCTGAAGATGATCCGCTACAACCGGGCCCTTGAGCGGTTTACCATTGCCGCCCGGATGGTGCGGGAGGAAATCGTCCTGTTTTTTATCATCACTTTTATCGTGCTCTACCTCACCTCGGCGGGCATCTACTACTTTGAACACGCCGCCCAGCCAGAGGCCTTCGCCTCCATTTTCCACAGTTTCTGGTGGTCGATTGTGACGCTTACCACGGTGGGCTACGGCGACGTGTACCCGGTAACAGTCGGGGGGAAGATCTTCACCTTCTTTGTGCTGATCATCGGGGTGGGCATCGTGACGGTCCCCGCCGGTTTGGTGGCCTCCTCCCTGTCGAAGGCCCGGGAGATTGAAACCGAGGCATCCGAGAAGAAAAAGGCGCAGGGGGAATCCGAATAG